A window from Methanobrevibacter sp. V74 encodes these proteins:
- a CDS encoding translation initiation factor IF-2 subunit beta, with translation MDKYEDLLDRAIDQLPPEVFEHKRFKIPKAYSDIQGNRTFIKNFKDVSEGLSRDPQHLLKFLMRELGTAGNIEGQRAILQGKFTHYLINERIEDYVDKYVICHECNRPDTKIIREGRIFLLKCAACGATAPLKTL, from the coding sequence ATGGATAAATACGAAGATTTATTAGACAGAGCAATAGACCAATTACCTCCTGAAGTATTTGAACACAAAAGATTCAAAATTCCTAAAGCTTATTCAGATATCCAAGGTAATAGAACATTTATTAAAAACTTTAAAGATGTTTCAGAAGGTTTAAGTAGAGACCCTCAACATTTATTAAAATTCTTAATGAGAGAATTAGGTACTGCAGGAAATATTGAAGGTCAAAGAGCAATTTTACAAGGAAAATTTACTCATTACTTGATTAATGAGAGAATTGAAGACTATGTAGACAAATATGTTATTTGTCATGAATGTAACAGACCAGATACCAAAATTATCAGAGAAGGTAGAATATTCTTACTTAAATGTGCTGCATGCGGTGCAACAGCTCCTTTAAAAACTTTATAA
- a CDS encoding tyrosine--tRNA ligase: MNIEEKIQLIEEGTLEVIDAEELKEVLKKKQPIAYTGYEPSGKIHLGHAVTVQKLKQLQKLGFKIKILLADYHAFLNGKGSVEEIAETAEYNKKCFQALGLDETTEYVYGSSFQLKPDYTDKVYKLATMTTLKRARRSMDQVSRADDNPKVASVVYPIMQTVDMSALEVDIALGGMEQRKIQMLARENLEKIGENVPVCIHTPLLHGLDGDAKMSSSKGNYIAVDDSVEEISKKINKSYCPQGEIEGNSMIEIAKTFVFPNQDTLLIKRPEKFGGDIELTHDELIKDFSEGNLHPMDLKNGIKDFLIEFFAPVRKYMEEN; this comes from the coding sequence ATGAATATTGAAGAAAAGATTCAATTGATTGAAGAAGGAACTCTGGAAGTTATAGATGCAGAAGAATTGAAAGAAGTGCTTAAAAAAAAACAGCCTATAGCTTACACCGGTTATGAACCTTCAGGTAAAATTCATTTAGGACATGCAGTAACGGTACAAAAATTAAAACAATTACAAAAGTTAGGTTTTAAAATTAAAATCCTTTTAGCAGATTACCATGCATTTTTAAACGGAAAAGGAAGTGTTGAAGAAATTGCAGAAACTGCTGAGTACAACAAAAAATGTTTCCAGGCGTTAGGTCTTGATGAAACAACAGAATATGTTTACGGTTCCTCATTCCAATTGAAACCTGACTACACTGATAAAGTTTATAAATTAGCTACTATGACTACTTTAAAAAGAGCAAGAAGAAGTATGGATCAAGTAAGTCGTGCAGACGACAATCCTAAAGTAGCAAGTGTAGTTTATCCTATTATGCAAACTGTTGATATGAGTGCTCTTGAAGTGGACATTGCACTTGGGGGAATGGAACAGAGAAAAATCCAAATGCTAGCACGTGAAAACTTAGAAAAAATAGGTGAAAATGTGCCTGTTTGTATCCACACACCATTATTACATGGCCTTGACGGTGATGCTAAAATGTCTTCAAGTAAAGGAAACTATATCGCTGTAGACGATAGCGTTGAAGAAATATCTAAAAAAATCAACAAAAGTTACTGCCCGCAAGGAGAAATTGAAGGAAATTCGATGATTGAAATCGCAAAAACCTTTGTTTTTCCAAATCAAGATACTTTATTAATTAAAAGACCTGAAAAATTCGGTGGAGACATTGAATTAACACATGATGAGTTGATTAAGGACTTTAGTGAAGGTAATTTACATCCAATGGATTTGAAAAATGGAATTAAGGATTTCTTAATTGAATTCTTTGCTCCGGTAAGAAAGTACATGGAGG
- a CDS encoding NMD3-related protein → MFCPECGSTDKEMVGDICIGCFLKKFQMIEIAKRIEVQICSHCNSKLEEGKWGEENIPEEEIIYRALERNIKIADEVENEIINLEIDQIKGTIASCYVEVIGEVHGTQIEETHESEVKILKTVCPTCSKMQSGYYETVIQFRADSREIKPEEYGKADEIVERTLIKQSKSDKLAYCPQIAKLKEGYDYYIGSFKSGKKVAEALTEEFGGIVKESPRLISEDKSTGKGLYRIWISVRIPEFEIDDFVKYEDKIIRINSISKNSVLGVDISTHKKHNIPMKNMEDIKLVKKSSEIGTTTVISKSPQFIQILDPLDYSAVDLNMCEEYEKLDVGEEVKLIRIDSYVYLLI, encoded by the coding sequence ATGTTTTGTCCAGAGTGCGGAAGTACTGATAAAGAAATGGTTGGTGACATCTGCATAGGCTGTTTTTTAAAAAAATTTCAGATGATTGAAATAGCGAAACGTATTGAAGTTCAAATCTGCAGCCATTGCAATAGCAAACTTGAAGAAGGGAAATGGGGGGAAGAAAACATTCCCGAAGAAGAAATTATTTATCGTGCACTTGAGAGGAACATTAAAATCGCTGATGAAGTTGAAAACGAAATCATAAACCTTGAAATTGATCAGATTAAAGGCACAATAGCTTCTTGTTATGTTGAGGTTATTGGTGAAGTTCATGGAACTCAAATTGAAGAAACTCATGAAAGTGAAGTTAAAATCCTAAAAACAGTTTGTCCAACATGCAGCAAAATGCAGTCAGGATACTATGAAACTGTTATTCAATTTAGAGCTGATTCAAGAGAAATAAAACCTGAAGAATATGGAAAAGCTGATGAGATTGTTGAGAGAACTTTAATTAAACAATCAAAAAGCGATAAATTAGCATACTGTCCGCAAATAGCTAAGCTAAAAGAAGGTTATGATTACTACATTGGTTCCTTCAAATCAGGAAAAAAAGTTGCTGAAGCATTGACTGAAGAGTTTGGAGGAATCGTTAAAGAGTCTCCGAGACTTATAAGTGAGGACAAATCAACAGGTAAAGGATTGTACAGAATTTGGATTTCAGTTAGAATTCCTGAATTTGAAATAGATGATTTTGTAAAATATGAAGATAAAATAATCAGGATAAATAGCATCAGTAAAAATAGTGTTTTAGGAGTAGATATCTCCACACACAAAAAGCATAATATTCCTATGAAAAATATGGAAGACATTAAACTTGTTAAAAAGTCATCGGAAATAGGAACTACAACAGTCATATCAAAATCTCCTCAATTCATACAAATTCTAGACCCTCTCGATTATTCAGCTGTGGATTTGAATATGTGTGAGGAATATGAAAAATTAGATGTTGGAGAAGAAGTGAAACTTATCAGAATTGATAGCTACGTTTATTTATTAATTTAA